A window of the Streptomyces sp. Ag109_O5-10 genome harbors these coding sequences:
- a CDS encoding ferrochelatase: MSDALDATPYDALLLLSFGGPEGPDDVVPFLENVTRGRGIPTERLKEVGQHYFLFGGVSPINDQNRALLDALRKDFAEHGLDLPIYWGNRNWAPYLTDTLREMVADGRRRILVLATSAYASYSGCRQYRENLADSLAALAAEGLELPKVDKLRHYFNHPGFLDPMIDGVLASLADLPEDVRAGAHIAFTTHSIPTASADTSGPVETHGEGGAYVEEHLDVAELIADAVRERTGVDHPWRLVYQSRSGAPQIPWLEPDICDHLEELHGAGVPAVVMAPIGFVSDHMEVLYDLDTEATAKAAELGLPVRRSATVGDDPRFAAAIRDLVLERAAVESGRQVTPCALGALGASHNVCPVGCCPARAPRPAAAGADSPYA; encoded by the coding sequence ATGTCAGACGCGCTCGATGCCACCCCCTACGACGCCCTGCTCCTGCTCTCCTTCGGCGGCCCCGAAGGCCCGGACGACGTGGTCCCGTTCCTGGAGAACGTGACGCGCGGGCGCGGTATCCCGACCGAACGTCTCAAGGAAGTCGGGCAGCACTACTTCCTGTTCGGCGGGGTCAGCCCGATCAACGACCAGAACCGCGCCCTGCTGGACGCCCTGCGCAAGGACTTCGCCGAGCACGGCCTGGACCTGCCGATCTACTGGGGCAACCGGAACTGGGCGCCGTACCTGACGGACACCCTGCGCGAGATGGTCGCCGACGGCCGCCGCCGCATCCTGGTGCTCGCCACCAGCGCCTACGCCTCCTACTCGGGCTGCCGCCAGTACCGCGAGAACCTGGCTGACTCGCTGGCCGCGCTGGCGGCCGAGGGCCTCGAACTCCCCAAGGTCGACAAGCTGCGGCACTACTTCAACCACCCCGGCTTCCTCGACCCGATGATCGACGGGGTGCTGGCATCCCTCGCCGACCTCCCCGAGGACGTCCGCGCGGGCGCCCACATCGCCTTCACCACCCACTCGATCCCGACCGCCTCCGCCGACACCTCCGGCCCGGTGGAGACGCACGGCGAGGGCGGAGCCTACGTCGAGGAGCACCTGGACGTGGCCGAGCTGATCGCCGACGCGGTCCGGGAGCGCACCGGCGTCGACCACCCCTGGCGGCTCGTCTACCAGTCCCGCTCCGGCGCCCCGCAGATCCCCTGGCTGGAGCCGGACATCTGCGACCACCTGGAGGAACTGCACGGCGCCGGCGTCCCGGCCGTCGTGATGGCCCCCATCGGCTTCGTCTCCGACCACATGGAGGTCCTCTACGACCTCGACACGGAGGCCACGGCCAAGGCCGCGGAACTGGGCCTGCCGGTACGCCGGTCCGCGACCGTCGGGGACGACCCGCGGTTCGCCGCCGCGATCCGCGACCTGGTCCTGGAGCGCGCCGCCGTGGAGAGCGGGCGGCAGGTCACGCCGTGCGCCCTGGGCGCGCTGGGCGCGAGCCACAACGTCTGCCCGGTCGGCTGCTGCCCGGCCCGCGCCCCCCGCCCGGCGGCGGCCGGTGCCGACAGCCCCTACGCGTGA